From one Streptomyces spiramyceticus genomic stretch:
- a CDS encoding class I SAM-dependent methyltransferase, with the protein MPSLLSNRLTKWALRPVAALVDQRISRSTAGLRKEVTELRRRQHGISMLLDRTGRGQHRMPTPDQISTLVSEVGAATDESERARRNVTVAYRNVVAIEALGVGRMAGGTSNVCGKLATIPLLAPRNGNDLEVLEIGTLHGLFAAALMRMLHRTGIEATLTIVDPLAGSQLQPGTSDYEEPTGTPVREDVVRANLALGGGRPGVEARIRQGFSGDPDVRAEISDRKYGVIVVDGDHSFEGVRADLEWVELIAAQGGIVVLDDYGDGRWPGVKDALDKHLAGGDSRLQMVGRVATSAFLRAH; encoded by the coding sequence ATGCCATCTCTGCTGAGCAACCGGCTGACGAAGTGGGCCCTGCGCCCTGTCGCCGCGCTCGTCGACCAGCGCATCTCACGCAGCACCGCCGGACTCCGCAAGGAAGTCACCGAGCTCCGGCGCAGGCAGCACGGCATCAGCATGCTGCTCGACCGCACCGGGCGCGGCCAGCACCGCATGCCGACACCCGATCAGATCAGCACGCTCGTGAGCGAGGTCGGGGCCGCGACGGACGAGAGTGAGCGCGCCCGCCGCAATGTCACCGTCGCCTACCGCAATGTGGTCGCCATCGAGGCGCTGGGCGTCGGCCGCATGGCGGGCGGTACGTCCAATGTGTGCGGCAAGCTCGCCACCATCCCGCTGCTGGCGCCGCGCAACGGCAATGATCTCGAAGTCCTCGAAATCGGCACGCTGCACGGCCTGTTCGCGGCCGCCCTGATGCGCATGCTGCACCGTACGGGCATCGAGGCGACGCTGACGATCGTGGACCCGCTGGCGGGCTCCCAGCTTCAGCCGGGCACATCGGACTACGAGGAGCCGACGGGCACTCCGGTCCGCGAGGACGTCGTACGGGCCAACCTGGCGCTCGGCGGCGGCCGTCCGGGCGTCGAGGCGCGCATCAGGCAGGGCTTCTCCGGCGATCCCGACGTACGGGCGGAGATCTCCGACCGGAAGTACGGCGTGATCGTGGTGGACGGGGACCACTCCTTCGAGGGGGTGCGCGCCGACCTGGAGTGGGTCGAGCTGATCGCCGCACAGGGCGGGATCGTGGTCCTCGACGACTACGGCGACGGGCGCTGGCCCGGGGTGAAGGACGCCCTGGACAAGCACCTGGCGGGCGGCGACAGCCGGCTCCAGATGGTGGGCCGGGTGGCCACGTCCGCGTTCCTGCGGGCGCACTGA
- a CDS encoding serine/threonine-protein kinase, protein MNGRIIAGRYELATVIGQGGMGQVWNAYDQRLDRRVAVKLLRPDRMAAATAAEDMRRRFVRECRVTAQVDHPGLVTVHDAGSDDDDLYLVMQYVKGADLADHLAEHDPYPWPWAVSVAAQLCAVLSAVHAVPIVHRDLKPRNVMVKPDGTVTVLDLGVASVLDTDTTRLTHTGSPIGSPAYMAPEQAMGGAVGPYTDLYALGVLLHELLSGNVPFAGSTVLGVLHRHLYEPPLPVRQLRQDIPEPLEALVLRLLAKDPQHRPSSAQEVYEALVPLLPAHGGVPSGPLDPTRPFLRPHAPWPDRATTPPVAQPTPTEAQPDVAAAVDEVKQLLGEGRITQAVDILGGILPAAAAQHGERSPVVRILRKQYAATLLDDGQYRRALPELRRLADDRAAESGLADPQALQFRYDAAQCLEQLGEPAAALAEYRGLLPYYENQYGQGAAASSATADATARAFDIRHRIANLLLAMGDHAAAHGQLQGLLYDAERAYGAYHPLPAEVRRALDRHQRMRGA, encoded by the coding sequence GTGAACGGACGGATCATCGCCGGGCGTTATGAGCTGGCCACCGTCATCGGGCAGGGCGGCATGGGCCAGGTCTGGAACGCATACGACCAGCGCCTCGACCGCCGCGTAGCCGTGAAGCTGCTGCGCCCCGACCGCATGGCCGCCGCCACCGCCGCCGAGGACATGCGCCGCCGCTTCGTGCGCGAGTGCCGTGTCACCGCGCAGGTCGACCACCCCGGTCTCGTCACCGTCCACGACGCGGGCAGCGACGACGACGACCTCTACCTCGTCATGCAGTACGTCAAGGGCGCCGACCTCGCGGACCACCTCGCCGAGCACGACCCGTACCCCTGGCCGTGGGCCGTCTCCGTGGCCGCCCAGCTATGCGCCGTGCTCTCCGCCGTACACGCCGTGCCGATCGTCCACCGCGACCTCAAGCCGCGGAACGTCATGGTCAAGCCCGACGGCACAGTCACCGTCCTCGACCTCGGCGTCGCCTCCGTCCTCGACACCGACACCACCCGCCTCACCCACACCGGGTCACCCATCGGAAGCCCCGCCTACATGGCGCCCGAACAGGCGATGGGCGGCGCGGTCGGCCCGTACACCGACCTCTACGCACTCGGCGTCCTCCTGCACGAACTCCTCAGCGGCAATGTCCCGTTCGCCGGATCCACCGTCCTGGGGGTCCTCCACCGACACCTGTACGAGCCGCCCCTCCCGGTGCGCCAGCTCCGCCAGGACATCCCCGAGCCGCTCGAAGCGCTCGTTCTGCGGCTGCTCGCCAAGGATCCCCAGCACCGACCCTCCTCCGCTCAGGAGGTCTACGAGGCCCTGGTCCCGCTGCTGCCGGCGCACGGTGGTGTGCCGTCGGGCCCGCTCGACCCGACCCGCCCCTTCCTGCGCCCGCACGCCCCCTGGCCCGACCGCGCCACCACCCCGCCCGTCGCCCAGCCGACGCCCACCGAGGCGCAGCCGGACGTCGCGGCCGCGGTCGACGAGGTCAAGCAGCTCCTCGGCGAAGGGCGCATCACGCAGGCCGTCGACATCCTCGGCGGCATCCTCCCCGCGGCCGCCGCGCAGCACGGTGAGCGCTCCCCGGTCGTCCGCATCCTGCGCAAGCAGTACGCCGCGACGCTGCTGGACGACGGGCAGTACCGCCGCGCCCTGCCCGAGCTGCGCCGCCTCGCCGACGACCGTGCGGCCGAGTCGGGCCTGGCCGACCCGCAGGCGCTCCAGTTCCGTTACGACGCGGCGCAGTGCCTGGAGCAGCTCGGCGAACCGGCCGCGGCGCTCGCCGAGTACCGCGGCCTGCTCCCGTACTACGAGAACCAGTACGGGCAGGGGGCGGCCGCCTCGTCCGCCACAGCCGACGCCACCGCCCGCGCCTTCGACATCCGGCACCGCATAGCGAACCTGCTGCTCGCGATGGGCGACCATGCCGCCGCGCACGGCCAGTTGCAGGGCCTGCTGTACGACGCTGAGCGCGCGTACGGGGCGTACCACCCACTGCCGGCCGAGGTGCGCCGCGCCCTCGACCGGCACCAGAGGATGCGGGGCGCCTGA
- a CDS encoding N-6 DNA methylase yields the protein MSDNAAEVTAAGIARLAGVGRAAVSNWRRRHPDFPRPVGGTETSPSFALAEVEQWLRDQGKIAEVPLRERVWQQLAGHPAGAVPALIHAGCVLLLVRDRPTAWLQLAAVSDEKLAHLLPPALEEILTPRFGAHRAVPTPGTPELTPSVPLLRATAELAAGLGGARQTYEFLLGRHLDANPRQYTLTPPGPAALMAALAGSPRSVLDPACGTGTLLRAVASQSPAAPEGPAATALHGQEADPDLAALTALRLALHAENGAVEVRIAADDSLRADAFPHLAADAVLCHPPFNERNWGHDELAYDPRWEYGFPARTESELAWVQHALARLRDGGTAVLLMPPAAASRRSGRRIRADLLRRGALRAVVALPAGAAPPYGIPLHLWVLRKPAADGRPAHELLLVDTADLSAAGRDKLDWQALHTTVLDTWQTFDRRGTVEERPGVSRAVSVIELLDDDVDLAPARHLPPPAAGGGAAELADVREQLADTLRMTTELTPSTVESAQPVRWPATTVGELARAGALVLRAGGAGAGSGETVLTEQDVLTGGAPSGTLPEGPAEDPVLVEAGDIVVPVLGGGAVVRVVDEATAGAALGRSLQLLRPDPEALDPWFLAGFLRGTANNRQASSYASTSTRLDVRRLQLPRLPLEDQRLYGERFRTLAAFEDALRMAGRLGEQLVQGLYDGLTDGTVRPE from the coding sequence GTGTCGGACAACGCAGCAGAGGTGACCGCCGCAGGAATCGCCCGGCTCGCGGGGGTCGGACGCGCCGCCGTCAGCAACTGGCGCCGTCGCCACCCCGACTTCCCCAGACCGGTCGGCGGCACCGAGACGAGTCCCTCGTTCGCCCTGGCCGAGGTCGAGCAGTGGCTGCGCGACCAGGGGAAGATCGCAGAGGTCCCGCTGCGCGAGCGCGTCTGGCAGCAGCTCGCCGGTCACCCGGCAGGCGCCGTCCCCGCCCTGATCCACGCGGGCTGCGTGCTCCTCCTCGTACGCGACAGGCCCACCGCCTGGCTCCAACTGGCCGCCGTCTCCGACGAGAAGCTCGCACACCTCCTCCCGCCCGCCCTGGAGGAAATCCTCACCCCGCGCTTCGGCGCGCACCGCGCCGTACCCACCCCGGGCACGCCAGAACTGACCCCCTCCGTCCCCCTGCTGCGCGCGACCGCCGAACTCGCAGCCGGGCTGGGCGGCGCGCGCCAGACGTACGAGTTCCTGCTCGGCCGCCACCTCGACGCCAACCCGCGCCAGTACACGCTCACCCCGCCCGGCCCCGCCGCCCTGATGGCCGCCCTCGCCGGCAGCCCCCGCAGCGTCCTGGACCCGGCGTGCGGCACCGGCACCCTGCTCCGCGCCGTCGCGTCGCAGTCCCCTGCCGCCCCGGAAGGCCCCGCGGCCACCGCCCTGCACGGTCAGGAGGCCGACCCCGACCTGGCCGCCCTCACCGCCCTGCGCCTCGCCCTGCACGCCGAGAACGGCGCCGTCGAAGTACGCATCGCCGCCGACGACTCGCTGCGCGCCGACGCCTTCCCGCACCTCGCCGCCGACGCGGTCCTCTGCCACCCGCCGTTCAACGAACGCAACTGGGGCCATGACGAGCTGGCGTACGACCCACGCTGGGAGTACGGCTTCCCGGCCCGTACGGAGTCCGAACTCGCCTGGGTCCAGCACGCACTCGCCCGGCTGCGCGACGGCGGCACCGCCGTCCTGCTGATGCCACCCGCCGCCGCCTCCCGCCGCTCCGGCCGCCGCATCCGCGCCGACCTGCTCCGCCGGGGCGCCCTGCGCGCCGTCGTCGCCCTGCCCGCCGGCGCCGCGCCCCCGTACGGCATCCCGCTGCACCTGTGGGTGCTGCGCAAGCCCGCCGCCGACGGCCGGCCCGCCCACGAACTCCTCCTCGTCGACACCGCCGACCTCTCCGCCGCCGGCCGCGACAAGCTCGACTGGCAGGCCCTGCACACCACCGTCCTCGACACCTGGCAGACCTTCGACCGCCGGGGCACCGTCGAGGAGCGCCCCGGTGTCAGCCGCGCCGTGTCCGTCATCGAGCTCCTCGACGACGACGTCGACCTCGCCCCCGCCCGCCACCTCCCGCCCCCCGCCGCGGGCGGCGGCGCCGCCGAACTCGCCGACGTACGGGAGCAGCTGGCCGACACGCTGCGGATGACCACCGAACTCACGCCCTCCACCGTCGAGTCCGCGCAGCCCGTCCGCTGGCCCGCCACCACCGTCGGCGAACTCGCCAGGGCCGGGGCACTGGTACTGCGCGCGGGCGGCGCGGGAGCCGGATCGGGAGAAACCGTCCTCACCGAACAGGACGTCCTCACGGGAGGTGCACCCTCCGGCACCCTTCCCGAAGGACCGGCGGAAGACCCCGTACTCGTCGAGGCGGGCGACATCGTCGTGCCCGTACTGGGCGGCGGCGCCGTCGTCCGCGTCGTCGACGAGGCGACGGCGGGCGCCGCCCTCGGCCGCAGCCTCCAGCTGCTCAGGCCGGACCCGGAGGCACTGGACCCCTGGTTCCTCGCCGGGTTCCTGCGCGGCACCGCCAACAACCGGCAGGCCAGCAGCTATGCCTCCACCTCGACCCGGCTCGATGTACGCCGCCTCCAGCTGCCCCGGCTGCCGCTCGAAGACCAGCGGCTCTACGGCGAACGCTTCCGCACACTCGCCGCCTTCGAGGACGCCCTGCGCATGGCCGGGCGCCTCGGCGAGCAGCTGGTGCAGGGGCTGTACGACGGGCTGACGGACGGGACCGTACGACCGGAGTAA
- a CDS encoding DUF4190 domain-containing protein, which produces MSQHTQQPQFPQAPVPAAQARNGLGTAALILGIIGALSGLIPFLFWLAGILGILALIMGLVGRGRAKRGVATNKGVALTGAILGLVSLIISVVGAVILFKAVGEAVDEIDKATNGASASKKPGDDSAKGGDSGGDKGGETLAAGDSALYPDKLTVTVSEPKPYTPSEFAVGHTKGNKAYQVTIVVENAGKKAFDASLFTTEARAGKDGVKAEGVYDDKVGEPLTGKIMPGKKVTLQQAFDAPADAKGLTVEVSPGITYDASQWDLKL; this is translated from the coding sequence ATGTCTCAGCACACGCAGCAGCCTCAGTTCCCGCAGGCACCGGTTCCTGCCGCGCAGGCCCGCAACGGCCTGGGCACTGCCGCCCTGATCCTCGGCATCATCGGCGCACTGTCGGGCCTGATCCCGTTCCTCTTCTGGCTCGCCGGCATCCTCGGCATCCTGGCCCTGATCATGGGCCTGGTCGGCCGTGGCCGCGCCAAGCGCGGCGTCGCCACCAACAAGGGCGTGGCCCTCACCGGCGCCATCCTGGGCCTGGTCTCCCTGATCATCTCGGTCGTCGGCGCGGTGATCCTGTTCAAGGCCGTGGGCGAGGCAGTCGACGAGATCGACAAGGCGACCAACGGCGCGTCCGCGTCGAAGAAGCCGGGCGACGACTCCGCCAAGGGCGGCGACAGCGGCGGCGACAAGGGCGGCGAAACCCTGGCTGCCGGCGACTCGGCCCTCTACCCCGACAAGCTGACGGTCACCGTCTCCGAGCCCAAGCCGTACACCCCCAGCGAGTTCGCGGTCGGTCACACCAAGGGCAACAAGGCCTACCAGGTCACGATCGTCGTCGAGAACGCCGGCAAGAAGGCGTTCGACGCCTCCCTCTTCACCACCGAGGCCCGCGCCGGCAAGGACGGGGTGAAGGCCGAGGGGGTCTACGACGACAAGGTCGGCGAGCCCCTCACCGGCAAGATCATGCCGGGCAAGAAGGTCACTCTGCAGCAGGCATTCGACGCCCCCGCCGACGCCAAGGGCCTCACCGTCGAGGTCTCCCCCGGCATCACGTACGACGCCTCGCAGTGGGACCTGAAGCTCTGA
- a CDS encoding HNH endonuclease family protein, with translation MIRALRTALPATALAVALAVSGCTPGTSGAESGGGSGDAVVGGGARPLDNPDGTRAGLGPIGSEKGRAAARELIGAVSTKGRGPKTGYDRDEFGYAWMDTADGVPLARNGCDTRNDLLARDGKDLMYRSGSDCVVVAMTLDDPYTATTIEWRKQKATAVQIDHVIPLSYGWQMGAARWGEDKRKRLANDPLNLLPVSGPANGSKSDSGPASWLPPNKRIRCSYVTRFAQVALKYEMPVTAADKSMMLRQCGA, from the coding sequence TTGATACGCGCGCTCCGCACCGCCCTTCCCGCCACGGCGCTTGCCGTTGCCCTCGCCGTCAGCGGCTGTACCCCGGGTACCTCGGGTGCGGAGAGTGGTGGGGGGTCGGGAGACGCGGTTGTCGGCGGTGGTGCCCGCCCGCTGGACAATCCCGATGGGACGAGGGCGGGCCTGGGGCCGATCGGCTCCGAGAAGGGCAGGGCCGCTGCCCGGGAGTTGATCGGCGCGGTGTCCACCAAGGGGCGCGGGCCGAAGACGGGCTACGACCGGGACGAGTTCGGGTACGCCTGGATGGATACGGCGGACGGCGTGCCCTTGGCGCGCAATGGTTGCGACACGAGGAACGACCTCCTGGCCAGGGACGGGAAGGACCTCATGTACCGCTCGGGTTCCGACTGTGTCGTCGTGGCGATGACGCTGGACGACCCGTACACCGCCACCACCATTGAATGGCGGAAGCAGAAGGCCACCGCCGTGCAGATCGATCACGTCATTCCGCTGTCCTACGGCTGGCAGATGGGCGCTGCCCGGTGGGGCGAGGACAAGCGGAAGCGGCTTGCCAACGATCCCTTGAATCTTCTGCCTGTGTCGGGGCCGGCCAATGGTTCCAAGAGTGACTCGGGGCCGGCTTCCTGGCTGCCGCCCAACAAGAGGATCCGCTGTTCCTACGTGACGCGGTTCGCGCAGGTGGCCCTGAAGTACGAGATGCCGGTGACGGCGGCCGACAAGAGCATGATGCTCAGGCAGTGCGGGGCTTAG
- a CDS encoding ATP-binding protein: protein MGFYGRQHTLDDLGRRLDRIRETGTGQMLAVRGRRQVGKSRLFTRFVEESGLPYLYFSAVKNAPPSAQLHTLTAELHTSTTPLKDAESLFSAPPADWRDALGRIAVACRDTPSVVVIDEFPWAATTDPSLEGQLQNAWDRHLENTPVLFVLIGSDVTMMERLTEHDRPLYGRAKNMPVQPFNPAECAQALGRDADPLAVVDAALITGGYPRLVLDLARAGSTHDFVHEQLGDENSDLVVMGQRSLDAEFPDAQQARRVLSAIGGTDVGFSSFTQVVGRLPEEGATAQTAVTRAIRVLADKGVVAVDVPVGAGTGSKLRRYRIGDPYLRFWFRFIEEQQAHIARGRPDIARNAFDHGWSSWRGRAVEPLVQEAVSRLGPDLPALKDAGRAGSWWNRDNSLEYDVVVPATSGKKVLLLGSVKWRENKKFSDRELAHLAEARINVPGAAAAPLLAVCPAGMAVGVAPDLTLTPADLLAAWRA, encoded by the coding sequence ATGGGTTTCTACGGACGTCAGCACACGCTCGATGACCTCGGACGACGCCTGGACCGCATCCGGGAGACCGGCACCGGCCAGATGCTCGCCGTCCGCGGCCGACGCCAGGTGGGCAAGTCCCGGCTGTTCACACGCTTCGTAGAAGAGTCGGGCCTGCCGTATCTGTACTTCTCGGCAGTCAAGAACGCACCACCATCGGCTCAGCTCCACACCCTCACCGCCGAACTGCACACCTCGACGACGCCGCTGAAGGACGCCGAGTCGCTCTTCTCGGCCCCTCCCGCCGACTGGCGTGACGCCCTGGGCCGGATCGCCGTCGCCTGTCGTGACACGCCTTCCGTCGTCGTGATCGACGAGTTCCCCTGGGCCGCCACAACAGATCCTTCGCTCGAAGGGCAGCTGCAGAACGCCTGGGACCGGCATCTGGAGAACACGCCCGTGCTCTTCGTGCTGATCGGTTCGGACGTCACCATGATGGAGCGGCTGACCGAACACGACAGGCCTCTGTACGGGCGCGCGAAGAACATGCCGGTCCAGCCCTTCAACCCCGCCGAGTGCGCGCAGGCGCTGGGTCGGGACGCTGATCCGCTCGCCGTCGTCGATGCCGCGCTCATCACGGGTGGCTACCCCCGGCTCGTACTCGACCTGGCCCGTGCGGGCAGCACCCACGACTTCGTTCACGAACAGCTCGGGGACGAGAACAGCGACCTCGTGGTCATGGGGCAGCGGTCCCTCGACGCCGAATTCCCCGATGCCCAGCAGGCGCGGCGCGTTCTTTCCGCGATCGGCGGCACGGATGTCGGCTTCAGTTCCTTCACCCAGGTCGTCGGCAGGCTTCCCGAAGAGGGGGCCACCGCGCAGACCGCGGTCACGCGGGCCATAAGAGTCCTTGCGGACAAGGGGGTTGTGGCCGTTGACGTTCCGGTGGGCGCCGGTACAGGCAGCAAGCTGCGCCGCTACCGGATCGGCGACCCCTATCTGCGTTTCTGGTTCCGCTTCATCGAGGAACAACAGGCACACATCGCGCGAGGCCGGCCCGACATCGCGCGCAACGCCTTCGACCACGGCTGGAGCAGTTGGCGGGGCAGGGCGGTCGAGCCGCTCGTCCAGGAGGCCGTCTCACGCCTCGGCCCCGATCTGCCCGCCCTCAAGGATGCGGGGAGAGCGGGCAGCTGGTGGAATCGCGACAACAGTCTTGAGTACGACGTCGTCGTCCCCGCCACGAGCGGCAAGAAGGTACTGCTCCTCGGCTCGGTGAAGTGGCGCGAGAACAAGAAGTTCAGCGACCGCGAACTCGCCCACCTCGCCGAGGCCCGCATCAACGTCCCCGGCGCGGCAGCGGCACCGCTCCTCGCGGTGTGCCCGGCGGGCATGGCCGTGGGAGTGGCACCGGACCTGACCCTCACCCCGGCCGACCTTCTGGCCGCTTGGCGAGCTTGA